The proteins below are encoded in one region of Streptomyces marianii:
- a CDS encoding non-ribosomal peptide synthetase, translating into MTAHPAAAPEVRPAHARPDAALPPLFAALERWTRERPDDPAVSAEDGALSHAGLTARTAAMAAGLSAAGAGPETAVGLLLGRSRDSVPALLAVWSLGATAVPLDPGHPVERLASVLDDAGVSVLVTPQVPAGLDVTGIRILDPADPACRASAATGPLDVVDPGPDTCAYVIYTSGTTGRPKGVEVTYRGLDTFVRALAGLGPQPGGLGLNAVSPAFDGWLWCTLLYLVHGQGVALVDLSLDGLRRAADAGREPIPAGLRTASLTPSLLAAHGGALSGAEVVVVAGEQCPAALAERFSRGRRLLNVYGPTEVTIAATWADSERGDDVSTIGRPLPDYRAYVLDDDLIPVAEGIEGELYLGGPAVARGYRNRPGLTAARFLPDPFQGGGARMYRTGDLVVRRPGGELEYRGRRDDQVKVRGHRIELGEVERVAAELPEVVAAAACVLGSGQTLGLAVVAAPGAEGALADSVTGHCAKLLPEAAVPATVRVVDRIPTLTTGKADRDELARRLAEPARVEGAGDAGARERDVMAVWAEALEREVPGPDADFFELGGHSLAAARVVAELRRTTGLRLTLGTLLSRPTVADVAAELDRLAAESGAPDTALRTAEGA; encoded by the coding sequence ATGACCGCCCACCCCGCCGCCGCGCCGGAGGTGCGGCCCGCCCACGCGCGGCCGGACGCCGCTCTCCCGCCCCTGTTCGCGGCACTGGAGCGCTGGACCCGCGAACGGCCCGACGACCCGGCGGTCAGCGCCGAGGACGGTGCGCTGAGCCATGCCGGGCTCACCGCGCGCACCGCGGCGATGGCCGCCGGGCTGTCCGCTGCCGGCGCCGGTCCCGAGACCGCCGTGGGCCTGCTCCTCGGGCGGTCCCGGGACAGCGTGCCCGCGCTGCTCGCCGTGTGGAGCCTGGGCGCCACGGCCGTGCCGCTCGACCCCGGGCACCCCGTGGAGCGGCTGGCGTCGGTGCTGGACGACGCCGGGGTCTCCGTCCTGGTCACCCCGCAGGTGCCCGCCGGGCTGGACGTCACCGGCATCCGTATCCTGGACCCGGCCGACCCGGCCTGCCGGGCGAGCGCCGCGACCGGCCCGCTCGACGTGGTCGATCCGGGACCGGACACCTGCGCCTACGTCATCTACACCTCGGGAACCACCGGCCGTCCCAAGGGGGTCGAGGTCACCTACCGCGGCCTCGACACCTTCGTGCGTGCCCTCGCCGGGCTCGGACCCCAGCCCGGTGGCCTGGGCCTGAACGCCGTCTCGCCCGCCTTCGACGGCTGGCTGTGGTGCACCCTGCTCTACCTCGTGCACGGCCAGGGCGTCGCCCTGGTGGACCTGTCCCTGGACGGGCTGCGCCGGGCCGCCGACGCCGGCCGCGAACCGATCCCCGCAGGACTGCGCACCGCCTCCCTCACTCCGTCGCTGCTCGCGGCCCACGGCGGCGCGCTGAGCGGGGCCGAGGTCGTCGTGGTCGCCGGCGAGCAGTGCCCGGCCGCACTGGCCGAGCGCTTCTCGCGCGGCCGGCGGCTGCTCAACGTGTACGGGCCGACGGAGGTGACCATCGCGGCCACCTGGGCCGACAGCGAGCGGGGTGACGATGTGAGCACCATCGGACGGCCGCTGCCCGACTACCGCGCCTATGTGCTCGACGACGACCTGATCCCGGTCGCCGAGGGCATCGAGGGCGAGCTCTACCTCGGCGGACCCGCCGTGGCCCGCGGCTACCGCAACCGGCCGGGGCTCACCGCCGCCCGCTTCCTGCCCGACCCGTTCCAGGGCGGCGGCGCGCGGATGTACCGCACAGGGGACCTCGTGGTCCGCCGGCCCGGCGGCGAACTGGAGTACCGCGGCCGGCGCGACGACCAGGTGAAGGTTCGCGGCCACCGCATCGAGCTGGGCGAGGTCGAGCGGGTCGCCGCCGAACTCCCCGAGGTCGTCGCCGCCGCCGCCTGCGTCCTGGGCTCGGGTCAGACGCTGGGACTCGCGGTCGTCGCGGCCCCCGGCGCGGAAGGCGCACTGGCGGACTCCGTCACCGGGCACTGCGCCAAGCTGCTGCCGGAGGCGGCGGTGCCCGCGACGGTCCGGGTCGTCGACCGCATCCCCACCCTGACCACGGGCAAGGCCGACCGCGACGAACTCGCCCGCCGGCTCGCGGAGCCCGCGCGGGTGGAGGGGGCGGGCGACGCCGGCGCGCGTGAGCGCGACGTCATGGCGGTCTGGGCCGAGGCCCTGGAGCGCGAGGTCCCCGGACCGGACGCCGACTTCTTCGAACTGGGCGGACACTCGCTCGCCGCGGCCCGCGTCGTCGCCGAGCTGCGGCGGACCACCGGGCTGCGCCTCACGCTCGGAACACTGCTGTCCCGGCCGACCGTCGCGGACGTCGCCGCCGAACTCGACCGCCTCGCCGCCGAGTCAGGGGCACCGGACACCGCGCTGCGCACCGCCGAGGGGGCCTGA
- a CDS encoding thioesterase II family protein, with protein MGSWISTWPTGPDDAALPALLCLPQAGAGCQQFRAWSKALAGVAQVHGVQLPGRENRWRDPMPETFGEAVEAITAELRPVVAGGRRLVVFGHSFGGLLGYEVARRVTPDVLVVSACRAPGHWDGAGRGIVEDDEELDKLFDTAGLDPAFLDQDTRALMVAMLRKDAVLSLSYTHTPGDPLRVPVHAWSAAGDETVTVGDLAGWAAVTTAGFRVHRVEGGHHAVLRRPAALLEHLASLLRDDTTAAATPA; from the coding sequence ATGGGAAGCTGGATCTCCACCTGGCCCACCGGCCCGGACGACGCGGCCCTCCCCGCGCTGCTCTGCCTGCCGCAGGCAGGGGCCGGCTGCCAGCAGTTCCGCGCCTGGTCCAAGGCCCTTGCCGGTGTCGCCCAGGTCCACGGTGTGCAACTGCCCGGCCGTGAGAACCGCTGGCGCGACCCGATGCCGGAGACCTTCGGCGAGGCCGTCGAGGCGATCACCGCTGAACTGCGCCCGGTCGTCGCGGGAGGCCGCCGGCTGGTCGTCTTCGGCCACAGTTTCGGCGGGCTCCTCGGATACGAGGTCGCCCGCCGGGTGACGCCCGACGTCCTGGTGGTCAGCGCCTGCCGTGCGCCCGGGCACTGGGACGGCGCCGGTCGGGGCATCGTCGAGGACGACGAGGAACTGGACAAGCTCTTCGACACGGCCGGGCTCGATCCGGCGTTCCTCGACCAGGACACCCGGGCCCTGATGGTCGCGATGCTCCGCAAGGACGCCGTGCTGTCCCTGAGTTACACCCACACGCCCGGCGACCCGCTGCGCGTGCCGGTGCACGCCTGGAGCGCGGCCGGCGACGAGACCGTCACTGTCGGGGACCTGGCCGGCTGGGCCGCCGTCACCACGGCCGGCTTCCGGGTGCACCGCGTCGAGGGCGGCCACCACGCAGTGCTGCGCCGCCCCGCGGCACTCCTGGAGCACCTCGCCTCACTGCTGCGGGACGACACGACCGCGGCCGCCACCCCCGCCTGA
- a CDS encoding MbtH family protein: MIRRQGGPPSHSTAPSPEDAVPTTHQVLVNDEEQYALYPAAREVPDGWTPAGFSGSEDECVAHVDVHWTDTRPRSVREATAAPRAATGAGEGA, from the coding sequence GTGATCCGCCGACAGGGCGGTCCCCCTTCCCACAGTACCGCCCCGAGCCCGGAGGACGCCGTGCCCACGACCCATCAGGTCCTCGTCAACGACGAGGAGCAGTACGCCCTTTACCCCGCGGCGCGCGAGGTGCCCGACGGCTGGACACCGGCCGGGTTCAGCGGCAGCGAGGACGAGTGCGTGGCCCATGTGGACGTGCACTGGACCGACACCCGCCCGCGCAGCGTGCGCGAGGCGACCGCCGCCCCCCGCGCCGCCACCGGCGCGGGCGAAGGAGCCTGA
- a CDS encoding cytochrome P450, with protein sequence MHIDLLDPEPFGRNEFWPVFTWLRANDPVHRHPEPGTGDEGFWVLSKHRDIVRVYADSDTFSSAQGMRLGSDPAAVTAVTQRMLIVSDAPQHTRLKRALHQAFGPQQMPRLEALVTRVVAELVAEAAELDELDFIDLAKQLPNRVVCAMMGIPRADWAWIGALTTDAFDSPDESVRSNAHSEIFLYFMELLAERRARPGDDLVSQIAHDTLVDEGDGTARPLSDEEIVFNCNGVLSGANETTRYSAAGAVHMFAQQPEQWELLRSLGPAGIAPAVEEILRWTTPGVHALRTALRDTEVNGTPIAAGDRVTLWNVSANRDEDVFTDPHAFRVDRRPNRHVAFGHGRHLCLGARLARFELGALLTEMLGRLDGFELTGPALFNSSNFTWGIRSLPVRLLRSRVPAPRERAAL encoded by the coding sequence ATGCACATCGACCTGCTCGACCCGGAGCCCTTCGGGCGCAACGAGTTCTGGCCCGTCTTCACCTGGCTGCGCGCCAACGACCCCGTCCACCGGCACCCCGAACCCGGCACCGGGGACGAGGGCTTCTGGGTGCTCAGCAAGCACCGCGACATCGTGCGGGTGTACGCCGACAGCGACACGTTCAGCTCCGCCCAGGGCATGCGGCTCGGCAGCGACCCCGCCGCCGTCACCGCCGTCACCCAGCGCATGCTGATCGTGTCCGACGCGCCCCAGCACACCCGGCTCAAGCGGGCCCTCCACCAGGCGTTCGGGCCCCAGCAGATGCCCCGGCTGGAAGCCCTCGTCACCCGTGTCGTCGCCGAACTCGTCGCCGAGGCCGCCGAACTGGACGAACTGGACTTCATCGACCTGGCCAAGCAGCTCCCCAACAGGGTGGTCTGCGCCATGATGGGCATCCCCCGAGCCGACTGGGCCTGGATCGGGGCGCTCACCACCGACGCGTTCGACTCCCCGGACGAGTCCGTGCGCAGCAACGCCCACTCGGAGATCTTCCTCTACTTCATGGAACTGCTGGCCGAGCGGCGGGCCCGCCCCGGTGACGACCTGGTCAGCCAGATCGCCCACGACACCCTCGTCGACGAGGGCGACGGAACCGCACGGCCCCTCAGCGACGAGGAGATCGTCTTCAACTGCAACGGCGTGCTCTCCGGTGCCAACGAGACCACGCGCTACTCGGCCGCCGGCGCCGTGCACATGTTCGCGCAGCAGCCGGAACAGTGGGAGCTGCTGCGGAGCCTCGGACCCGCCGGGATCGCGCCCGCCGTCGAGGAGATCCTGCGCTGGACCACACCGGGTGTGCACGCCCTGCGCACCGCCCTGCGCGACACCGAGGTCAACGGCACGCCCATCGCCGCCGGCGACCGGGTCACGCTGTGGAACGTCTCCGCCAACCGCGACGAGGACGTCTTCACCGACCCGCACGCCTTCCGCGTCGACCGGCGGCCGAACCGGCACGTCGCCTTCGGCCACGGACGCCACCTCTGCCTCGGGGCCCGGCTCGCCCGCTTCGAACTCGGCGCTCTGCTCACCGAGATGCTCGGCAGGCTCGACGGATTCGAACTGACCGGACCCGCGCTCTTCAACTCGTCCAACTTCACCTGGGGCATCAGGAGCCTCCCGGTGCGGCTGCTGCGCAGCCGAGTCCCCGCACCCCGAGAAAGGGCCGCGCTGTGA
- a CDS encoding non-ribosomal peptide synthetase, which translates to MTTALTDFNRTDTDFPRTGYPELLAAQAARTPAAPALVHGGRVWTFEELETATNRLAHALIARGAGPGERIGLCYPRGADYVIGSLGILKTGSAIVALDPVNPDERLTAMIADAGPLLVLTPPETAARLPGDVARAEVATAGLDRPGTPVGVPTGPDTVSHLIYTSGSTGTPKAVLERHGALTNLVHWTARAYGVRPGDRASWMSTPGFAVQIMEWLPYLPLGAAVHIPEAGRAQTPEQIRDWLAAERITHTMLVAALAEPVWALDWPADTALRVLVTTAERVHSWPPTDTPFRVVMTYGTTETTNVLTCLDLGAGVDFTSQATPEAVRATRQVPVGVPIANMRVHLLDEHDRPVPDGEVGRLHVSGAGVAAGYHGRPDLTAAKFRTGVAVEGDPHPVLYDTGDLARRREDGAVELLGRSDAQVKIRGFRVELGEVETHVARVDGVAGAVVVVHERAADDRRLVAYVATDPGTDPGPAGIRAAVARTLPYYMVPSAVVVLPALPRLANGKVDRRALPEPPEPHDGVGTGYEPPRNEIEDGLVRLWAGAFRTEVVGIHDNFFDLGGHSLLAFQLIDEIRRRYGVELSLSDLSSRPTVAELGEIVVTRREGGRDGFGGLPAIVPDPAGRFAPFPLTESQQALWIGRGGLVDLGNVGCHGYFEWESERLDVPRFETAWRRLVERHDALRTRILPDGTQQVYEEVPDHDIPVTDLGGLDPDAREAELVVLRDRLSHQVLDADSWPLFDVRISLLGGGRARIHLCLDFLVADAWSYFQVLVPDLVAYYADPAAQLPALELTFRDYVLAVGNSLRDSELYRRSEWYWRDRLAGLPPAPELPERPADAPELPVRFERLSHVVPADLWNRVQERAGDRKITASGVLAAAYAEILGRASGQARFTVNFPLFNRLPLHPQVNSLLADTTTTLLLAVEQEATTFAGRAQALQRRLWADLEHRYFSGVQVLRELTRLRGSLAPAMPVVMTSLAGHPPNYEQNELGVPVYGISQTPQVSLDFQVFEKAGGLTFNWDHLPAVYPDGLIEGMFEEFVALVESLGEEDAWERHSPPPGEDTTAAEAVGERDTGDAWERYWAGIERTGRGGDVIWDADSGEEFTWLLAQAKRHFRDDMPVVDLGCGNGRYSRELAAHYPRVVGVDVSSSAIEHAAREAREAGVANVDHFAVDMTDATQAAALGEGPYNIFVRGVFHVLDDAARARLASVAGRLLGRDGVLIVHEPDYSGNSFGYLGFVGGKRGRAQDLVGPLEAAGVRHSHRFTRPELAAAFPADDWEVVHDQAVRLHAVDPESDSEALLLPGYYAVLRRRH; encoded by the coding sequence GTGACCACCGCACTGACCGACTTCAACCGCACCGACACGGACTTCCCCCGCACCGGCTACCCGGAACTCCTGGCCGCGCAGGCCGCCCGTACCCCCGCGGCCCCCGCCCTGGTGCACGGCGGCCGGGTCTGGACGTTCGAGGAGCTGGAGACCGCCACCAACCGGCTGGCGCACGCCCTGATCGCGCGGGGTGCCGGTCCCGGTGAGCGGATCGGCCTGTGCTATCCGCGCGGGGCCGACTACGTGATCGGGTCCCTCGGGATCCTGAAGACGGGCTCCGCGATCGTGGCGCTCGACCCGGTCAACCCCGACGAGCGGCTCACCGCGATGATCGCCGACGCAGGGCCTCTGCTGGTGCTCACGCCCCCCGAGACCGCCGCGCGCCTGCCCGGGGACGTGGCCCGCGCCGAGGTGGCCACCGCCGGTCTCGACCGGCCCGGCACCCCGGTCGGCGTGCCCACCGGACCCGACACCGTCAGCCACCTCATCTACACCTCCGGCTCCACCGGCACCCCCAAGGCCGTCCTGGAGCGGCACGGCGCACTCACCAACCTGGTGCACTGGACCGCCCGCGCCTACGGGGTGCGCCCCGGTGACCGGGCCTCCTGGATGTCGACACCGGGCTTCGCCGTGCAGATCATGGAGTGGCTGCCCTATCTGCCCCTCGGCGCCGCCGTCCACATCCCCGAGGCGGGCCGGGCGCAGACGCCGGAGCAGATCCGCGACTGGCTCGCCGCCGAGCGCATCACCCACACCATGCTGGTCGCCGCCCTCGCCGAGCCCGTCTGGGCGCTCGACTGGCCGGCGGACACCGCGTTGCGCGTCCTGGTGACGACGGCGGAGCGGGTGCACTCCTGGCCGCCCACCGACACACCGTTCCGGGTCGTGATGACGTACGGGACCACCGAGACCACCAACGTCCTCACCTGCCTCGACCTCGGCGCGGGCGTCGACTTCACCAGCCAGGCCACCCCCGAGGCCGTCCGCGCGACCCGTCAGGTCCCCGTCGGCGTGCCCATCGCCAACATGCGGGTGCACCTGCTGGACGAGCACGACCGGCCGGTCCCCGACGGCGAGGTGGGGCGGCTCCACGTCTCCGGCGCCGGGGTGGCCGCCGGCTACCACGGCCGCCCCGACCTCACCGCGGCGAAGTTCCGCACCGGCGTCGCCGTCGAAGGCGATCCCCACCCGGTGCTGTACGACACCGGGGACCTGGCGCGCCGCCGTGAGGACGGCGCCGTCGAACTCCTCGGCCGCTCCGACGCCCAGGTCAAGATCCGCGGCTTCCGGGTGGAACTCGGCGAGGTCGAGACCCATGTGGCCCGTGTCGACGGTGTCGCCGGGGCCGTCGTGGTGGTCCACGAACGCGCCGCCGACGACCGGCGGCTGGTGGCGTACGTCGCCACGGATCCCGGCACGGACCCGGGCCCCGCCGGGATCCGGGCCGCCGTGGCCCGCACCCTGCCCTACTACATGGTGCCGTCCGCGGTCGTCGTCCTGCCCGCCCTGCCCCGCCTGGCCAACGGAAAGGTCGACCGGCGCGCCCTCCCCGAACCGCCCGAGCCCCACGACGGCGTCGGCACCGGATACGAGCCCCCGCGCAACGAGATCGAGGACGGGCTGGTCCGGCTGTGGGCCGGGGCGTTCCGCACCGAGGTCGTCGGCATCCACGACAACTTCTTCGACCTCGGCGGCCACTCGCTCCTCGCCTTCCAGCTGATCGACGAGATCCGCCGGCGCTACGGCGTCGAACTGAGTCTGTCCGACCTGTCCTCCCGCCCGACCGTCGCCGAACTGGGCGAGATCGTGGTGACCCGGCGCGAGGGCGGACGGGACGGCTTCGGCGGACTGCCCGCCATCGTGCCCGACCCGGCCGGCCGCTTCGCGCCCTTCCCGCTGACCGAGAGCCAGCAGGCGCTGTGGATCGGCCGCGGCGGACTCGTCGACCTCGGCAACGTCGGCTGCCACGGCTACTTCGAATGGGAGAGCGAGCGCCTCGACGTACCCCGCTTCGAGACCGCCTGGCGCCGCCTCGTGGAGCGCCACGACGCCCTGCGCACCCGCATCCTCCCCGACGGCACCCAGCAGGTGTACGAGGAGGTTCCGGACCACGACATCCCCGTCACCGATCTCGGCGGGCTGGACCCGGACGCCCGCGAGGCGGAGCTCGTCGTCCTGCGGGACCGGCTGTCCCACCAGGTGCTCGACGCCGACAGCTGGCCCCTGTTCGACGTGCGGATCAGCCTGCTCGGCGGCGGTCGCGCCCGGATCCACCTCTGCCTCGACTTCCTCGTCGCCGACGCCTGGAGCTACTTCCAGGTCCTCGTGCCGGACCTCGTCGCGTACTACGCCGACCCGGCGGCCCAACTCCCGGCGCTGGAACTGACGTTCCGCGACTACGTGCTGGCCGTCGGGAACTCCCTGCGGGACAGCGAGCTCTACCGGCGCTCCGAGTGGTACTGGCGGGACCGCCTGGCGGGGCTGCCGCCCGCGCCGGAGCTCCCCGAGCGCCCGGCGGACGCCCCGGAACTGCCGGTCCGCTTCGAACGGCTCAGCCATGTCGTCCCCGCCGACCTGTGGAACCGCGTCCAGGAACGGGCCGGCGACCGCAAGATCACCGCGTCCGGAGTGCTCGCCGCCGCCTACGCGGAGATCCTCGGCAGGGCCTCCGGGCAGGCGAGGTTCACCGTCAACTTCCCCCTCTTCAACCGGCTTCCGCTGCACCCGCAGGTCAACTCGCTGCTCGCGGACACCACGACGACCCTGCTGCTCGCCGTCGAGCAGGAGGCCACCACCTTCGCCGGCCGCGCGCAGGCCCTCCAGCGGCGCCTGTGGGCCGACCTGGAGCACCGCTACTTCAGCGGCGTGCAGGTGCTGCGGGAACTGACCCGGCTCCGCGGGAGCCTCGCCCCGGCCATGCCCGTGGTGATGACCAGCCTCGCCGGCCACCCGCCGAACTACGAGCAGAACGAGCTCGGCGTGCCCGTCTACGGCATCTCCCAGACCCCTCAAGTCTCGCTGGACTTCCAGGTCTTCGAGAAGGCGGGCGGCCTCACGTTCAACTGGGACCACCTCCCCGCGGTGTACCCGGACGGTCTGATCGAGGGCATGTTCGAGGAGTTCGTCGCCCTCGTCGAGTCGCTGGGGGAGGAGGACGCCTGGGAGCGCCACTCGCCGCCGCCCGGCGAGGACACGACCGCCGCCGAGGCCGTCGGGGAACGGGACACCGGGGACGCCTGGGAACGCTACTGGGCGGGCATCGAGCGCACCGGCCGCGGCGGCGACGTCATCTGGGACGCCGACAGCGGCGAGGAGTTCACCTGGCTGCTCGCCCAGGCCAAGCGCCACTTCCGGGACGACATGCCGGTCGTCGACCTCGGCTGCGGCAACGGCCGCTACAGCCGTGAACTCGCCGCGCACTACCCGCGCGTCGTCGGCGTGGACGTGTCCTCCAGCGCGATCGAGCACGCCGCCCGGGAGGCGCGGGAGGCGGGGGTGGCCAACGTCGACCACTTCGCCGTCGACATGACCGACGCGACCCAGGCGGCCGCCCTCGGCGAAGGCCCCTACAACATCTTCGTCCGCGGCGTCTTCCACGTCCTCGACGACGCGGCGCGGGCCCGGCTCGCGTCCGTCGCGGGCAGGCTGCTCGGGCGAGACGGAGTGCTGATCGTCCACGAGCCCGACTACTCCGGCAACTCCTTCGGATACCTCGGCTTCGTCGGCGGAAAGCGCGGCCGGGCCCAGGACCTGGTGGGTCCGCTGGAGGCGGCCGGCGTACGGCACTCCCACCGCTTCACCCGCCCCGAACTGGCCGCCGCCTTCCCTGCGGACGACTGGGAGGTCGTGCACGACCAGGCGGTACGGCTGCACGCCGTCGACCCCGAGTCGGACTCCGAGGCGCTGCTGCTCCCCGGGTACTACGCGGTGCTCCGCCGCAGGCACTGA
- a CDS encoding winged helix DNA-binding domain-containing protein, whose translation MERRTADRLLRAHAQAIGGRAREKTVAGALERVVAVQAQDLGAAALGLRARVGGLTADDVRRATDSERTALRGWFMRGTLQLVPAADARWLLGLLGPVQLALGARRLRELGLDEPLCDRASRLIVKAVDGEGPLTRAELTERLATLGIESKGQSAFHLIRRAALSGLVCHGPQRDGEATFVLLDDWLPSDGPPPFSGEAAERELARRYRRAHGPSDAADFAHWSGLRATVCKRAWAAAGEPSREDAESIPRGDVRLLPAYDNYLVGYRRRELSVPAAHERRVWPGGGIIRATVMVDGWAVGTWSGGRRGSAPVVEPFAGGEPPEAVAADEAATEEIEAGIAREGADLARFYNGSHTLSTPGLQPPGFVTGH comes from the coding sequence GTGGAACGACGAACCGCCGACCGGCTGCTCAGAGCACACGCACAGGCGATCGGGGGCCGGGCCCGTGAGAAGACGGTCGCCGGCGCCCTGGAGCGGGTCGTGGCCGTCCAGGCCCAGGACCTCGGCGCCGCGGCTCTCGGCCTGCGCGCCCGCGTCGGCGGGCTGACCGCCGACGACGTACGGCGCGCCACCGACTCCGAACGGACGGCCTTACGGGGCTGGTTCATGCGCGGGACGCTCCAGCTCGTCCCGGCCGCCGACGCCCGCTGGCTGCTCGGACTGCTCGGGCCCGTCCAACTGGCCCTCGGCGCCCGCCGGCTGCGGGAACTCGGCCTGGACGAGCCCCTGTGCGACCGTGCGTCCCGGCTGATCGTGAAGGCCGTCGACGGCGAGGGACCGCTCACCCGGGCCGAACTCACCGAACGCCTCGCCACTCTGGGCATCGAGTCCAAGGGCCAGTCCGCGTTCCACCTCATCCGGCGCGCCGCGCTCTCCGGGCTCGTCTGCCACGGGCCGCAGCGCGACGGTGAGGCGACGTTCGTCCTCCTCGACGACTGGCTGCCGTCGGACGGCCCGCCGCCGTTCTCCGGGGAGGCCGCGGAGAGGGAACTGGCCCGCCGCTACCGGCGGGCACACGGTCCCTCGGACGCGGCCGATTTCGCGCACTGGTCGGGGCTGCGCGCCACCGTCTGCAAAAGAGCCTGGGCGGCCGCGGGAGAACCCTCCCGGGAAGACGCGGAATCAATTCCCCGAGGCGATGTGCGGCTGCTTCCGGCCTACGACAACTACCTTGTCGGATACCGGCGCAGGGAACTGTCGGTGCCCGCCGCCCACGAGCGCCGCGTCTGGCCGGGCGGCGGGATCATCCGCGCGACCGTCATGGTCGACGGCTGGGCGGTGGGCACCTGGTCGGGAGGCCGACGCGGCAGCGCGCCCGTCGTCGAGCCCTTCGCCGGCGGAGAACCGCCGGAGGCGGTGGCGGCGGACGAGGCCGCGACCGAGGAGATCGAGGCCGGGATCGCCCGTGAGGGCGCCGATCTCGCACGGTTCTACAACGGTTCTCACACGCTCTCTACGCCCGGTCTCCAACCGCCCGGATTCGTAACCGGACACTAA
- a CDS encoding MFS transporter, translating into MALGRHSDFNRLWFGQTVSNFGDKISLLALPTLAVVFLDGGAFEVGVLGALRFLPFLLLAPVAGLVADRVSRRAVMIVADLGRFLALGTIPLAFALDSVTMTHVYVVAAATGILTAFFEVSYQSWLPQLIGTENLVEGNTKLQISRSVAEAVGAGAGGALIQFLGAARAITADALTFLVSLVALLLIRHRDTRARVQETKASAKAEMKEGLKTLFGTPVLRSLFTANVVVNLGAAMGDALLIVYAYKVLDLSPGQVGAAFAVMSVFVIVGAVLSEQVSKALTLGRTLVLTAVVLGAGYVLVPTGGAVAGFVGLIVVQAVIGFVSPMFDIHVLSLVQGVTPNEQMGRVSGTALSAVYGALSLGYLVGGALGEALGLTGALAVAGAITAIGGLTLLGGPVAAIKEMPGGDAPEAQDTPGTEPAASAGNDTRIGA; encoded by the coding sequence ATGGCACTCGGTCGGCATTCCGATTTCAACCGCCTGTGGTTCGGGCAGACCGTCAGCAACTTCGGTGACAAGATCTCGCTGCTCGCGCTGCCGACCCTCGCGGTCGTCTTTCTCGACGGGGGAGCGTTCGAGGTCGGCGTGCTCGGCGCGCTGCGCTTCCTCCCGTTCCTCCTGCTCGCCCCGGTCGCCGGGCTCGTCGCCGACCGGGTCTCGCGCCGCGCCGTCATGATCGTGGCAGACCTCGGCCGCTTCCTGGCGCTGGGCACCATCCCACTGGCCTTCGCACTCGACTCCGTCACGATGACGCACGTCTACGTCGTGGCCGCCGCCACCGGCATCCTGACCGCCTTCTTCGAGGTCTCCTACCAGTCCTGGCTGCCGCAGCTGATCGGCACCGAGAACCTCGTCGAGGGCAACACCAAGCTCCAGATCAGCCGAAGCGTCGCCGAAGCGGTCGGCGCCGGCGCCGGTGGCGCGCTGATCCAGTTCCTCGGCGCCGCCCGCGCGATCACGGCGGACGCGCTGACCTTCCTCGTCTCGCTGGTCGCCCTGCTCCTCATCCGGCACCGCGACACCCGCGCCAGGGTGCAGGAGACGAAGGCCTCGGCCAAGGCCGAGATGAAGGAGGGCCTGAAGACCCTCTTCGGAACTCCCGTCCTGCGCAGCCTGTTCACCGCCAACGTCGTGGTCAACCTCGGTGCCGCGATGGGCGACGCGCTGCTGATCGTGTACGCCTACAAGGTCCTCGACCTGAGCCCCGGCCAGGTGGGCGCGGCCTTCGCCGTGATGTCCGTCTTCGTCATCGTCGGCGCGGTGCTGTCCGAGCAGGTCTCCAAGGCGCTCACCCTGGGCCGCACCCTGGTCCTGACGGCGGTCGTCCTCGGCGCCGGCTACGTCCTGGTCCCGACCGGCGGCGCCGTCGCCGGCTTCGTCGGACTGATCGTGGTCCAGGCCGTCATCGGTTTCGTGTCCCCGATGTTCGACATCCACGTCCTCAGCCTGGTCCAGGGCGTCACGCCCAACGAGCAGATGGGCCGCGTCAGCGGCACCGCCCTCTCGGCGGTCTACGGCGCACTGTCCCTCGGCTACCTGGTGGGCGGCGCGCTCGGCGAGGCGCTCGGCCTCACCGGCGCCCTGGCAGTGGCCGGAGCCATCACCGCCATCGGCGGTCTGACCCTGCTCGGCGGCCCGGTCGCCGCCATCAAGGAGATGCCGGGCGGCGACGCCCCCGAGGCACAGGACACCCCGGGCACCGAGCCCGCGGCGTCCGCCGGGAACGACACCAGGATCGGCGCCTAG